In a single window of the Marinobacter szutsaonensis genome:
- a CDS encoding protein-methionine-sulfoxide reductase heme-binding subunit MsrQ translates to MTIPMLPFRILVFLLSCVPLALLVLDIATGSLGPDPGQRVTETLGLSALQLLIVTLSMTPLARWSHWSGWIKVRRMVGLFAFFYATLHLMAFLQFILGWTDLWATFTKRPYIIFGSLAFLLLIPLAASSTKAMMRRLGRRWKPLHRLIYPAVALVWLHFIFQARSDITEMVIYGLVVVFLLVIRGYWFGWYSLVPLRTAKRG, encoded by the coding sequence ATGACCATCCCGATGCTGCCGTTCAGAATACTGGTCTTCCTGCTGTCCTGTGTGCCACTTGCGTTACTGGTCCTCGATATCGCCACGGGTTCCCTCGGTCCCGACCCGGGGCAGAGGGTTACCGAGACGCTCGGCCTGTCGGCACTCCAGTTGCTGATCGTGACTCTGTCAATGACGCCCCTGGCTCGCTGGAGCCATTGGTCCGGGTGGATCAAAGTGCGCAGGATGGTCGGTTTGTTCGCGTTCTTTTATGCGACGCTCCACCTGATGGCGTTTCTGCAGTTCATTCTGGGGTGGACCGATTTGTGGGCGACGTTCACCAAGCGCCCATACATTATCTTCGGAAGCCTGGCATTTCTGCTGTTGATTCCCCTGGCGGCCAGCTCCACCAAAGCGATGATGCGCAGGTTGGGGCGTCGGTGGAAACCGCTGCACCGTCTGATCTATCCGGCTGTCGCTCTGGTGTGGCTGCATTTCATCTTTCAGGCCAGAAGCGATATTACCGAGATGGTGATCTATGGATTGGTGGTGGTCTTTTTGCTTGTCATAAGAGGGTACTGGTTCGGCTGGTATTCCCTGGTTCCGCTGAGAACGGCCAAAAGAGGCTGA